The sequence below is a genomic window from Sulfitobacter sp. DSM 110093.
TTTGTGGCCGAAATGTTTACACAGCGTACCCAGATAGCGTTCCGCGTTCGGTGTGGTGAAAAATGTGCTCGCGTTCATGTTGCCGCTCCTTGTCTTGCATAGAACATCTATCCTTGCGGGACTGATCGGGGTATTCACAAAATTCAGAAATCATAATTCGGGCAGGCAGAATAATGATCGAGCATTTGCGGCATATGGCAATTTTTGCCAGCGTTGTCGACGAAGGGTCTTTTCGAGCAGCTGCAAAGGCGATCGGTCTTGCCCCGTCGCGTGTCAGTGAAACGGTCTCTGATCTTGAAAGCTATCTTGGTGTGACCTTGCTGTACCGCACAACGCGCAAGATCGCGCTGACCAACGAGGGGCGCATGTTCTATGCCCGCGTGGCGGAAATGTTGCGCAGCGCTGAAAACGGCCTGAACGAACTTAACGCGCTCTCGCTGGAGCCAGTGGGTGCGCTGCGTGTGTCGATGCCTGCCTACATGTCTACGTCCTCGCTTGCCACGGCCATTGCCGAATTTGTGCGGCGCCACCCGCTGGTTGCCCTGTCGGTTAGCTTCAGCGACGCACGCATGGATTTGATGGAGGATGGGTTTGACGTCAGTTTTCGCGCTGGATGGCTGGACGATAGCTCGATGATGTCACGCAAATTGGGCGAAAGCGCGCGGGCGCTGGTGGCCGGAACCGGCTATGCCGCAACTCGTGCCCGCCCGTCGCATCCGTCTGAAATGGAAGACTGGGACTGGCTGCGCTACAAGCACCGCTCTGATGTGACCAAGCTCCACGGACCGGCGGGAGAAACGGCGAAGGTGCTGGGCCAGTCTCGGCTGGAAGTGGACAGCATCGACGCCTTGCACCACCTCACCTTGCAGAACCTCGGTGCCACGATCCTGCCCGAGCATCTTGCCGCCCGGGGTGAAGACGATGGCACGTTGGTGCGCCTGCTCCCTGACTGGCAATTGCGCCCGCTGGGCACCTTTGCCGTCTGGCCGGACACATCGCGCCGCGAAAGCCTGACCCTGCTTTTTGTGCGCTTTGTTGCGAAGTGGGAAGGAAAGCAGACTAAACAGCAAACAAGCATGTGAACGATCCATGCCTCCGATATGCCCCGACCCGTCCTTCCAAATCGGGGCCCGTTTCAATCCAGCTCTCTATAGCTTGCCCCGCTATAGCGCCTCTTTGACCATCTGCGGTGTCATGGGCAGGTGGCGCAGCCGAACCCCGACGGCATTGTAGATCGCATTGGCAACAGCCGGGGCGACGCCGGTGACACCGGGCTCCCCTAAGCCAACGGGAGCCTGCACACTTTCGATAAGCTCAATCTGCATTTCGGGCGTGTCGATCATCCGCAGTGGCGTATAGTTGCCAAGATTGCGGTCGTCGACCTGGCCGTTCACGATCTGCGTCCCCTCATAAAGCGCCATCGACAGCCCCCAAAGCGCCGCACCCTCGCATTGCGCCTGTGCGCCGTCGGGATCAATCACCGTGCCGCAGTCGATCACCATCCACAGCTTTTGCACCTCGACCTGCCCTGTCTCGCGGTCCACGCGCAGTTGCACGGCGGTGCCGTTCCACGTCGGCATTTCGCGTTCCTGTCCATAGGTGCTGGCGATGCCGATCGCCGTATCCGGGCCGAGATCACTGCGCCCATAACCCGAAAGTTCGGCCACCCGCCGCAACACGGCGGCCTGCCGGTCTGCACCGCCGATGGAATGCGGTGCCTCGCCCGCGTTGCGGCCTTCTGGGCGAAGATGCGCAAGGCGGAACGTGACCGGATCGACGCCCAGCTTATGGGCGGCTTCGTCCATAAAGCTTTCCACTGCAAAGTTGGTCCAGCCCGGCGCGATAGACCGCAAAAAGCCGGTGCGCACGGTCTGGCTCGCAAGCTGATTGGCAATCGCGCGGACCTTGTGTGCACCCACGTCATACCAGTGATCCGCGCCGAAAATACCCGCCGTGTCATAGGGTTTGTCGTCGATGCCCTTGGCCATATCGGCCTCAGTCCGAACCGTATAAGATGGCCACCCCGCCGCTGCGCTGTGATCCATCGCGGCGATGTTGCGCTGTGCATCCAAAGCAAGCCGCAGCTTTTGCACACTGGGCGAACGCGGGCAGTCGATTAGACTGTCGTCCTCGCGGAAGAAGACCAGTTTGACGGGCGTGCCGCCAAGCGCCTTGGTCGCCAAGGCCGCGGCCACAACGTAATCGCCAAACACGCGCCGGCCAAAGCCGCCGCCCAAAAGATAGGTGCGGATTGTCACCTTGTCTGCCTCAACCCCAAGCGCGCGCTGCGCCCAGCCGGTCATAAGCGCGGGCCATTGGCTCCCTGCATGGATCTCGTACTGGCCCGCCTCATTGACAAAAGCCGTGGCGTTCATCGGCTCCAATGCAAAGTGCAGAACGGTCGCGGTCGTATATTCGGCCTCCAAAACCTCCGCCGCGCCATCAAAGGCGGGGGCCGTATCGAAGTTGCCCGTGTCCAGAAGCGTCCCCGCGCTGTCATCGGCGATCAACGCGCGCGATAGGCTCTGGATATCATCCTCCGAAACACTGGCGGTCTCGCCCGCCTCCCATTCAACCGTGACCCTCTCCGAGGCCCATTTCGCGGCCATCAGCGTTTCGCCGACGACGACAACCATGCCGGGGACGATACCGGAGGGGTCTTGTAGGTCGATGGTGCGCAGGTAGCCCTTCTGGCCCCTTGCGTCGCTGTCGTCGATAGAGATCACTCTTGATCCTTGCCGCGTGGGCGGAATCAGGGGCACGGCGTAGACCATGCCGTCCACCTTCGCATCGAGCCCGTAGAGCGCGCGGCCGGTGGTTTTGTCATTGATGTCCAGTGCGGCGACATCCTGACCGATCAGGCGGAAGTCGGAGTGGGGTTTGAGCGGCAGGGCCTTCAACTCGTCCTGCGTAAAGCTGCGCGACAGCCCCTCGGCTACCAGCGCGGCGAAGGTGATGGTCTTGCCGCCGCCTGTGACCATGCCCGCCTCGGCGGTGCAATCCTTTGGCGCGATGCCCCATTTTTGGGCAGCGGACTCGATCAGTGCCACTCGGCCCGCAGCGCCAGCCTGACGATAGACGGACCACAGACTCCAGACCGAGCGGCTGCCGGCTGTGGGGGCGCCGCCCCACTTCTTTTCGTGGTCAACATAGGTGATCCGCACATCGTCCCAATCCGCACCCAACTCATCCGCAAGGATTCGGGCAAGCGCGGTGCCGATGTGCTGGCCCATCTCGGCGCGGGTGATGTTGACGTTGACACGGCCTTCGCCGTCGATTGTGTACCAGAGGCTGGGTTCGAAGTTCTGATCGGAGGAAGGAGGGATCACCTCCCCATTCGTTGCAAAACTTTGTGCGGCCTCAACGATACGGGGAAAGCCGAAAGCGGCCCCTGCCGCAACGCTTGCGACCAGAAAGCCGCGGCGTGTCAGGGCGGTGGCCTGCTTGGCGCTTTGTTTCTTAGGCATCATGGCTCAGTTCCCTTTCATGGCGGTGGCGGCTTCGCGCACGGCATTGCGAATGCGGGGGTAGGTCATGCAGCGGCACAGGTTGCCTGTCATCACCGCGTCGATGTCGTCATCGCTGGGGTCTGGAATGTCCTTAAGCAGGGCCGCAGCCTGCATGATTTGGCCCGACTGGCAGTAACCGCACTGGGGAACGCGCAGGTTGCGCCATGCTTCTTGCACGGGGTGATTGCCTTCTGGTTCCAGCCCCTCGATGGTGGTCACCTCAGCGCCCTCGACATCACCCAGGAGGGTAATGCAGGCGCGGGTGGCTTGGCCGCCGACATGGACTGTGCAGGCCCCGCACATGCCGATGCCGCAGCCGAATTTTGTGCCGGTCATGTCCAGCTCGTCCCTTAGCGCCCAAAGCAGAGGTGTATCAGGGTCCACGTCGAGGGTGATCTGGCGGCCATTTACCTTCAAAGAGATCATTGGGGGCTCCTATGTGTTCAATCTGCGTGTGCGCTGCGGATGCGTGCGACGGTGTTTGTCAGCTCTGGCCAAGAGGTGGCGTCGGTGCGCGAGGCACGCAGGTAGGCGGCGATGGCTGCAACCTCGTTATCCGAAAGCGCATTGCGGAAACCCGGCATAACGACCCCGGCCATGCCCTCCTCGTTACCGACACCGTTCAGGATCACCTGCAGCGGTTTATCGGGTGCATCCAGCCGAGTGGCCGAGTTGATGCCAAGGTCGGGACTCCCCGGCGCGATCTGTGCAGCGTTGTAATGACAGGCGGCGCAGGCAGAGGCATAAAGCCGCTCTCCCAGATCAAGACGATACCTGGTAGAGGGCTGCCCGGCGCGCAGGCTGGTCTCGATCGCGGCTTGTGCTTCGGCAGCGGACTGCGGCGCACCGACAACCTCCCCAAGATAAACCCCGATGGCTTTCAAATCGGCCTCCGGCAGTTTTTGCAAGCCAGCATGAACCACAGGCGCCATCGGCCCGGCCGCAACACCATGTGCGCGGGTCGCGCCGGTCTTGAGGTACTCGGTGAACTCCTCGGCGGTCCAGCGGATGGTGGCGGGGTTCTCGGCGGTAAGCGCCGGGGCAATCCAGCGGTCGATGGCCGCGCCTGCGAAATCCTTTGATCTGATCTCTGCACCAAGAAGGTTGCGGGGCGTGTGGCAAGCCCCGCAGTGGGTCGCGCCCTCAACAAGATAGGCGCCGCGGTTCCACTCGGCGGATTTGTCGGGATTCGGCTCAAACCGGCCCAGATCAACAAAAAGAAGCTTCCAACTCGCCTGCCATATGCGCAGGTTAAGCGGAAACGGTAGGCCGTTTTCCGGCACTGTAGCGTCCACTGGCGCGACCTCGGTCATAAGATAGGCGTAGATCGCGCGGACGTCAGCCTCTGTCATCAGGGTGAAGTGATCATAGGGGAACGCGGGGAACAGGTGCCGCCCTTCGCGGTCGACCCCTTCGTGCATGGCACGCACAAAGGCCTCTTCGGACCATGCGCCGATGCCCGTTTCAGGGTCGGGTGTTATGTTGGTCGAATAAAGCGTGCCAAAGCCCGTTTCCATTCCGTAGCCGCCCACATAGGGCGCATTGCCGGGAACGCTATGGCATTCAGAGCAGAAGCCCGCGGCGGCCATCAGCCGCCCCTGTTCAACCACCTCGGGGTCAAAAGCCGGAAGATCAGAAACCCTGATCGGGGAGAACGCAGGCCGGTAGGCAAAGACGGCGAAGCCACCAAAACCGACCACTGCGAGACAGAGCAGAGTGAGTATTGCTTTCTTGATCATGGCGTTCCGCGTCTTTCGTAGGTGCATCTTGGGTCTGCCGCCCCGCTTGGGCGCGACTTGGCTGAGATTGGTCCATCGGGGCGCTGATGCGTCCTTACCTGCCTTTGATTCGCTACGGTAATGGTGATTACCACTTTCCCTTCTGCGCTTACGGTAATAGTAATTACCGCGTCAAGTGAAAATGGTTCATGACAGGAATGCACAGATGACAAAGATCGAGGACCCGCGCCGCAAAGAAGTCCTCAGGGCGGCCGGAGAGCTGTTTTTCGAGCAGGGGTTTGCCCAGACGAGCATCGATTCCATTATTGAGCGCGTGGGCGGATCAAAGCGGACGATCTATGCGCTGTTCGGCAACAAAGCGGGCCTGTTCAAGGAAATCATTCTGGACAACAGCGAAGACCTCTTCAACCAGTCGATCCCCATGCCCGGCAAGCCCCACAACATCGCGGAGGCGCTGGAAGAATTTGCGCTTCGCTTGCTGGAACTGATCAGCAATCCAAGGGCCCGCGGGGTCTACAAGCTGGTCACGCGCGAGGCTTCGCAATTCCCCGAACTGGGACGCATTTATTTCGAACAGGGCCCAGAACGGGGGCGTCGGTGGTTGGCTGAAACTCTGGCGCGGGCGCAAGAGAGCGGACAAATTCGGGTCGAAGACCCGGAACTGGCGGCGGCACATTTCTTTGGCATGGTGCGCGGCGATTTGATGCTCGAACTCTTGTTGCACCGTGAAGCCCCCCCCTCGCCCGAGGAAATCAGTCGAAGAGCAAGAAGCGCGACGCAGACCTTTCTTGATGGAATCCGTACGAAACCCGATGTTGGTCCTGACGGCGGATAAAAGTTTCCGGCCGCGCCGTCGGGGGCGCGGCCGGAGCAAGGGTCACGCGCCCAAATGGATGACCGAGCGGATGCTTTTTCCTTCATGCATCAGGTCGAACGCTTCGTTGATCTTATCCAACCCCATAGTATGGGTGATGAAGTCGTTCAGCTTGAATTCACCGTTCATGTAACGCTCGACGTAGTCCGGTAGCTCCGACCGCCCCTTGACGCCGCCGAAGGCCGACCCGCGCCAAACGCGGCCCGTGACCAGTTGGAATGGACGGGTAGAGATTTCCTGCCCTGCGCCGGCTACACCGATGACCACGGATTCTCCCCAGCCTTTATGGCAGCACTCCAGTGCCGAGCGCATGACATTAACGTTGCCGATACACTCGAATGAGTAATCAACACCGCCATCGGTCATCTCGACAATCACGTCCTGAATGGGCTTGTCGTAATCTTTGGGGTTGATGAAGTCCGTGGCGCCCAGCTTGCGGGCCAGATCGAATTTGCTTTCGTTGATATCGATCACAATGATCCGGCTGGCCTTGGCCATGGCGGCGCCGATAACCGCGGACAGGCCAATGCCGCCCATGCCAAAGATCGCAACGGTCGAGCCTTCTTCGACCTTGGCGGTGTTCATCACGGCCCCCATGCCGGTGGTGACACCGCAGCCCAGCAAACAAACCTCTTCAAGGGGCGCTTCGGGGTTCACCTTGGCGAGCGAGATTTCTGGAAGAACGGTGTATTCCGAAAAGGTCGAGCAGCCCATGTAGTGCAGGATCGGCTTGCCATCCTTGTAAAAACGGCTGGTCCCATCAGGCATAAGACCGCGCCCTTGGGTTTCGCGGATTTTCTGGCAGAGGTTGGTTTTGCCAGATTGACAGAATTTGCACTCACCGCTGTTGAATTCTGCGAGAATTTGACCCAGTTTTTCGAAACGCAGTGACCCACTGGGAATAAGAACTCATTCGGCTTTTCATGAGATTATCATGTTGCAGAGGGGGCAATGCCAAATGAAAAAGTGGGTCAATCCGACACGGAAATCGACACACTGGGCAAAACCAGTCCGGAGTTGTTGTTCGAACTGAGCTCACAACGCTATGAACGCAAATCAGCCCGGACCACCAGCAGGGGTTGGACCAAGGCATGGATACCAAACGACCTATGTTCGGCAGAGCCGACACGTAAGAACTACAGTCACGCTAGCACATTAGAGCATCGATCGAGACCGGGTCAGAACCGAACGGCGGCATCGTCCCGCAAGCTCCAAGCGTCGCCTGGGGCAGGCCAACTGATTTCCTTCCCTCACCCCAGATAAATCTGCCCTGAGGGATATTTCACCTTAGGAACGCTACGTGTGGCGAGGAAAAAACCTATTGCCAAGGGCCCGACCCGCCCGACGAACATGATCAACATGAGGATAAAGCGCCCGATGCCATCTAACTCCGCCGTAATGCCGCGCGACAGGCCGACCGTTCCGAAAGCGGATGTAACCTCAAAGGCGATATCGGTGAACTGGCCGTCGTGGTTGATTGTCATGACGAAAACCCCCGTCAGGACCAGCAGCATTGAGATCGTGGTGAGAGCCAAGACTTTCATCACCTCGTCCAACCCCAAGGACCGACCAAAGGCGTGTAGCGTTGTCTGACGTCGAAAGAATGCGATCGTGGCAAGCAGCAGGACAAAGAGCGTGGTCACCTTGATCCCGCCTGCCGTCGAAGTGCTACCGCCCCCCACCAGCATCAGCGTCATTGTCAGCAAGGAGGTGCTGTCATGCATCCCGCCGGTGTTGATCGTGTTGAAACCGGCGGTACGCGGCGTGGTGCCTTGAAACCAACTTGCCCATAGTTTCTCAACGACACTCAAGGGGCCGAGGGTCTCAGGATTGCCCCATTCCAGCAGGCCAAACATGACACTTCCCCAAGTGATCAGCAGTGCCGTGCCAACCAGCATCAGCTTGGAATGCAGGGTCAGTTTCCGCCAATTCCGGCTGCGATACACATCGCCCACCACGATAAACCCAAGCCCGCCAAGGATGAAAAGCGCAGGGATCACAAGATTGATGATCGGGTTTCCCACCCATTGCGACAGGCTATCGGGGTGCAGGGCAAACCCGGCATTGTTGAAGGCTGAGATCGAGTGAAAGACCGCCTCCCACAGCCCGGCCCAGCCGAACTCAGGCACAAAGACCAAGGCCAGAAGCGCTGCACCCACCGCCTCGCAAGAAACCGCGATGATCAGGATCATACGGGCGATATAGGACAGGTTTGACAGGGATGTCTGGTTCAGGTCCTCGCGCAGGATCAGCCGTTGCGGCATGCCGATAGGAATACCAAGCGCGCCCAGCAACAGCACCGCAAAGGTCATCAGGCCAAGACCGCCAAGCTGGATCAACGCTGCGATCACCGCTTGACCAAAGCCCGTGAATGCCGCCCCGGTATCGGCGAGCACCAGCCCCGTGACCGTTACTGCGGAGGTCGAGGTGAAAAGCGCCTCGCCCAGACCGATATCACCGTGATGCGAAATCGGCAGCCAGAGCAGAATGGCCCCCAGAATGATGAATGCCATATAATAGAGCGACAAAAGCGCAGGCGGCGGCATCCGCAGGGTCTTTTTCCGCCGCAAAAGGGACCGAAACGACAGGGGCATTGTCAGAGGCTAGCCGCAAAGCTGTGCAGGTCTTTGCGCTGGCCCAACAGCAAGAGCAGATCATCACACTGCAACTGACATTCGTCTCCATCCTGCCCGATGAACTCGCTCCCCCGCATGACGCCGATGCAGCGCAGATTATAGGTTTTCCCATGCGGCAGTTCGGTCAGACGTCTGCCCTCGAGGCTTTCTGGGATGCGAAAGTTCACGACATGGTATCCATTGCCGAGGCTGACATAGTCCCGCAAAAGTGGGTTGTGCAGGATCTGCGCGATATGCTGGCCAATCTCGACCTCTGGATGCACGATCCTGTCCACGCCGAGCTTCTTCAATATGCGGTGGTGAGTTCGGGTCGTGGCCTTGGCCCAGACGACCTGAACGCCAACGAGCTTGAGGTTCATCGCCGATAGAATGCTCGCCTCTAGGTCCGACCCCATGGCCACCACGGCGGTATCACAGTCACCAAACCCGGCATCACGGAGCGCTGCATCATCGCGGGCGTCCACAATCATGGCCTGCGACAGGGTATCGGCGAGGTTGGCAACGCGTGCCTCTGAGATGTCGATGCCGATGACGTGGTTGCCGAAACGTTGCAATTCCTTCGCAACGGAGCTTCCGAAATTGCCCAAACCAACGACACCAAATGTGCGTCTTTTGATTTTCGTCACGTTACTGTCCATTCAAACTGACTGTCGCGGAACATTGCCGCAACGCAGAATGATGTCAATGAAGGGGAGCGCTTTTGGGTTTCACATTTATGCGCGGTGAAGGCGCTTTAGTTTTACCGACCGATCACGCTTAGGTCTCCTCCGACCGATCCGTCGCGGGCGTCGGTTTCGGGCTTAGTTGCGAAATTTCAGCGTAGCTATCCCCGGACAAGTCCAAGCCCATCGCATCCAGTGAAGGCTGCAACTGGTCAACATTCCGGCCTGAAATAAGCGTTGACGTCACCGCCGGGTGCCGGGCAACCCACGCCACGGCAAGGGTGGTGGCCGCAATACCCAGACGCTGCGATAGCGTGGCCAAATCACGCGCAACCTCGTGCATCCATGGCTGCCCATAGCGTGCGGCATAGGTCTTGTCGTCTTGCAAACGCCCCTCGGCACCTTTGGCGTGTTTCCCGGTCAACAAGCCCCCACCCAAGGGCGAAAAAGGACTAACGGCAATGCCTTGGTCCGCGCAGGCCGGAAGAATCTCGACCTTTACCTGTCGTTTCACAAGGTTATACATCGGTTGGCAGACATCAATCTGGGTGCCGATCGCCTTACACACCGCTTGCGCCTTCATGATCTGCCAAGCCGCAAAGTTCGACACGCCGATATAGCATATCAGCCCTTGAGACTGCATCTTGGCCAAGGTGGCAAATGTCTCTTCAAAAGGGCGGGCCGATCATTGGGGGCTTTCGTACCGATGATCAGATCATCGACATTCGATCCCAAGATCTGCCCCAACATGCTCTCAGTCGCGCCGCCATTATAGCTATAGGCCGTGTCGAAGTGATTGATCCCCGCCGCGACGCAGGTCTCAAACATCTCTTTGGCGTTGCCCACATCCGCCGTACGGCCAAATTGCATGGCGCCAAATCCCAATCGCGAGATGGGGGTTCCGTTCTTGGTTCGAATGTTAGTGCATGTTCGGCCTTTGGTCTATCGGGACGATGCTTTTGGTCGCTGGCGGTCGGTAGCCCAAGGCGCTGTGCGGCCTGACTGTGTTGTACAACAGCACGCCAGAACACCCACGTTATCGAATGCCGGAAGGTTCTTTATCGATGCCATCCTTGGTTTGGCCAGTCGGTCTATATCCATCACGAGCCTCCTGTCACGAGGCCGATAAGGCAAATGTGGACCTGTATGCGCTGGCGGCACTTGCAGACCTAATCCGCCATGCCGACTGTACCTCGTTCAGTAGATCCGACGCCTCCTCAC
It includes:
- a CDS encoding LysR family transcriptional regulator — protein: MIEHLRHMAIFASVVDEGSFRAAAKAIGLAPSRVSETVSDLESYLGVTLLYRTTRKIALTNEGRMFYARVAEMLRSAENGLNELNALSLEPVGALRVSMPAYMSTSSLATAIAEFVRRHPLVALSVSFSDARMDLMEDGFDVSFRAGWLDDSSMMSRKLGESARALVAGTGYAATRARPSHPSEMEDWDWLRYKHRSDVTKLHGPAGETAKVLGQSRLEVDSIDALHHLTLQNLGATILPEHLAARGEDDGTLVRLLPDWQLRPLGTFAVWPDTSRRESLTLLFVRFVAKWEGKQTKQQTSM
- a CDS encoding molybdopterin cofactor-binding domain-containing protein, which translates into the protein MMPKKQSAKQATALTRRGFLVASVAAGAAFGFPRIVEAAQSFATNGEVIPPSSDQNFEPSLWYTIDGEGRVNVNITRAEMGQHIGTALARILADELGADWDDVRITYVDHEKKWGGAPTAGSRSVWSLWSVYRQAGAAGRVALIESAAQKWGIAPKDCTAEAGMVTGGGKTITFAALVAEGLSRSFTQDELKALPLKPHSDFRLIGQDVAALDINDKTTGRALYGLDAKVDGMVYAVPLIPPTRQGSRVISIDDSDARGQKGYLRTIDLQDPSGIVPGMVVVVGETLMAAKWASERVTVEWEAGETASVSEDDIQSLSRALIADDSAGTLLDTGNFDTAPAFDGAAEVLEAEYTTATVLHFALEPMNATAFVNEAGQYEIHAGSQWPALMTGWAQRALGVEADKVTIRTYLLGGGFGRRVFGDYVVAAALATKALGGTPVKLVFFREDDSLIDCPRSPSVQKLRLALDAQRNIAAMDHSAAAGWPSYTVRTEADMAKGIDDKPYDTAGIFGADHWYDVGAHKVRAIANQLASQTVRTGFLRSIAPGWTNFAVESFMDEAAHKLGVDPVTFRLAHLRPEGRNAGEAPHSIGGADRQAAVLRRVAELSGYGRSDLGPDTAIGIASTYGQEREMPTWNGTAVQLRVDRETGQVEVQKLWMVIDCGTVIDPDGAQAQCEGAALWGLSMALYEGTQIVNGQVDDRNLGNYTPLRMIDTPEMQIELIESVQAPVGLGEPGVTGVAPAVANAIYNAVGVRLRHLPMTPQMVKEAL
- a CDS encoding (2Fe-2S)-binding protein, whose amino-acid sequence is MISLKVNGRQITLDVDPDTPLLWALRDELDMTGTKFGCGIGMCGACTVHVGGQATRACITLLGDVEGAEVTTIEGLEPEGNHPVQEAWRNLRVPQCGYCQSGQIMQAAALLKDIPDPSDDDIDAVMTGNLCRCMTYPRIRNAVREAATAMKGN
- a CDS encoding cytochrome c yields the protein MIKKAILTLLCLAVVGFGGFAVFAYRPAFSPIRVSDLPAFDPEVVEQGRLMAAAGFCSECHSVPGNAPYVGGYGMETGFGTLYSTNITPDPETGIGAWSEEAFVRAMHEGVDREGRHLFPAFPYDHFTLMTEADVRAIYAYLMTEVAPVDATVPENGLPFPLNLRIWQASWKLLFVDLGRFEPNPDKSAEWNRGAYLVEGATHCGACHTPRNLLGAEIRSKDFAGAAIDRWIAPALTAENPATIRWTAEEFTEYLKTGATRAHGVAAGPMAPVVHAGLQKLPEADLKAIGVYLGEVVGAPQSAAEAQAAIETSLRAGQPSTRYRLDLGERLYASACAACHYNAAQIAPGSPDLGINSATRLDAPDKPLQVILNGVGNEEGMAGVVMPGFRNALSDNEVAAIAAYLRASRTDATSWPELTNTVARIRSAHAD
- a CDS encoding TetR/AcrR family transcriptional regulator — protein: MTKIEDPRRKEVLRAAGELFFEQGFAQTSIDSIIERVGGSKRTIYALFGNKAGLFKEIILDNSEDLFNQSIPMPGKPHNIAEALEEFALRLLELISNPRARGVYKLVTREASQFPELGRIYFEQGPERGRRWLAETLARAQESGQIRVEDPELAAAHFFGMVRGDLMLELLLHREAPPSPEEISRRARSATQTFLDGIRTKPDVGPDGG
- a CDS encoding TrkH family potassium uptake protein codes for the protein MPPPALLSLYYMAFIILGAILLWLPISHHGDIGLGEALFTSTSAVTVTGLVLADTGAAFTGFGQAVIAALIQLGGLGLMTFAVLLLGALGIPIGMPQRLILREDLNQTSLSNLSYIARMILIIAVSCEAVGAALLALVFVPEFGWAGLWEAVFHSISAFNNAGFALHPDSLSQWVGNPIINLVIPALFILGGLGFIVVGDVYRSRNWRKLTLHSKLMLVGTALLITWGSVMFGLLEWGNPETLGPLSVVEKLWASWFQGTTPRTAGFNTINTGGMHDSTSLLTMTLMLVGGGSTSTAGGIKVTTLFVLLLATIAFFRRQTTLHAFGRSLGLDEVMKVLALTTISMLLVLTGVFVMTINHDGQFTDIAFEVTSAFGTVGLSRGITAELDGIGRFILMLIMFVGRVGPLAIGFFLATRSVPKVKYPSGQIYLG
- a CDS encoding TrkA family potassium uptake protein — protein: MTKIKRRTFGVVGLGNFGSSVAKELQRFGNHVIGIDISEARVANLADTLSQAMIVDARDDAALRDAGFGDCDTAVVAMGSDLEASILSAMNLKLVGVQVVWAKATTRTHHRILKKLGVDRIVHPEVEIGQHIAQILHNPLLRDYVSLGNGYHVVNFRIPESLEGRRLTELPHGKTYNLRCIGVMRGSEFIGQDGDECQLQCDDLLLLLGQRKDLHSFAASL
- a CDS encoding aldo/keto reductase → MQSQGLICYIGVSNFAAWQIMKAQAVCKAIGTQIDVCQPMYNLVKRQVKVEILPACADQGIAVSPFSPLGGGLLTGKHAKGAEGRLQDDKTYAARYGQPWMHEVARDLATLSQRLGIAATTLAVAWVARHPAVTSTLISGRNVDQLQPSLDAMGLDLSGDSYAEISQLSPKPTPATDRSEET
- a CDS encoding aldo/keto reductase is translated as MQFGRTADVGNAKEMFETCVAAGINHFDTAYSYNGGATESMLGQILGSNVDDLIIGTKAPNDRPALLKRHLPPWPRCSLKG